TTTACAAGATAAAGCCCCTGCGGAGGCGCCGTATTTCTTACAAGCGCCCTGTCCTGTGTTTCCAGCATTTTTTTTATATCCTGCACGGATATCTGCCCCTGCCCATAAAGGACAATTATGGCTGTAAGGCGGCGTACCATATTGTACAGAAAACTTTTTCCCTTAAAATCCAGAATGATCCACTTGCCGTTTTTCTTTACTTTTATTGAATCAATCGTGCGTGTGTATTCCTTTGTATCGTTACCGGCTTTGGAAAAAGAAAAAAAGTTATGCCTGCCTGTTAATACGGCGGCTGCCTGCCTTAATTTTTCAACATCAAGTTTTTCGGGTATGTGCCAGCTGCGGCCGTTGTACACCGCATAATACAGCGGAGAATTACAGATAACATACCTGTACAGTTTTTGTTTTACGTTATAGCGCGGGTTTAAACCTGCCGGCGCGTCTTCAACAGACATTACCCTGATGTCGTCCGGAAGAAGGCCGTTTAAAATTGGTTTGAAGTTTTTTGCCGGAATTAAAGTGTCCGCGGAGAAAGATACCACCTGCCCGTACGCGTGAACGCCGGCGTCTGTCCTGCCCGCCCCGAATGTTTTGATATCCGCGCCGAAAAATTTAAACAACGCGTGTTCAAGTATTCCCTGAACGGTCAGAAATTTGTCCTGCCTCTGCCATCCATAATATTTGGCCCCGTCATATGACAGGACCATCTTATACGTCTTTCTGCTCATCTTTTTTTGCCTGTTTTACGTTATTTCTGCCGGAATGCTTTGCGTCATACAAAGCGGCGTCGGCCCTTTCAACAAGCGCCTGTTTTAAAATAGCGTGCGTGGGATATTCCGCCACGCCAAGGCTTATGGTGACATTTATAAGTTTATCATCGCCGTAAAACGCGTGTTCTTCTATTGCTTTTCTTATTTTTTCCGCGGTTTTTACCGCGGATTCAATATCTGTTTCCGGCATTATAACCGTGAACTCTTCGCCGCCGTAACGGCACAACGAATCTACCGGTGAAATCTGGCTGCGTACAACCTCTATTGTCTCCTGAAGAACCACGTCGCCGATTCCATGCCCGTAAGTGTCATTTATTTTTTTAAAATGGTCTATATCAAGCATTATCAGTGACATCTTATTTCTGAACCTCTTGGCAAGGTTAAGCTCTTCTTCCATCTTGGTTTCAAAATATCTGCGGTTATACGCGCCGGTAAGCCCGTCAATTATCGCGCGCCTTTCGCTTTCTTCTTTCTGTTCCCTTAAAACACTGGTGGCATCTTTTACATGTTCAATAACTTCCTTTTCAAGTTTCTTTCCCGTCTGCCTTCTTAACTGGCTTACAATTTCAACGGATTTATTTTTTATTTCCGTCTTTACAAGGTTAATAATTTCAGGCAGCTGTTTTTTCATCTCTTTATCTATCTCTTTTTTAATCTGGTTGCGTACCTGCGCCCTTATGCTGCGGCGCATCATCTTCAGGGAAGCAAGTTCTTTATTTATGGTCTTTTTAATATTGCCGATAACAACAACCGTTATTTCCCTTTCAATTTCACTGTTCATTTCGCCAAGAAATTGTTCTTCTTTTTTTAACATTTCCTCGTAGCGTTCCTGAAATTCCAGGCCTATTTTTTTGGCTTCTTTAAGCTGTTCCTTTAAATTTTTAACTTCGCCTATGACCATTTCCAGGTCTTTTTTTATCTCTTTTAAATCCTTATCTTCAGCCATTTACATCCTCTCCCTTTTCGTTATTCCAATTATGTCAAAACACGTTTCAAGAGTTTTCTTAAGCGCTTTTATCAGAACAGCCCTTTTGGGCGACACTTCCCCTGTTTCAGATATTACCCTGTGCTTGTTGTAGAAAGAGTGAAACTTGGAAACCAGTTCAAACATAGCCGCCACAAGCGTGGAAGGCGCGTATTTGGCTGCCGCGTCTTTTATTACATCAGGCATATTAAGCATATACAGCAGTATGTCCTCTTCTTCCGGTTCCAGCGCCGAAAAATCCGCTTCTTTTGATTCATATTCTTTATTTGCCGCTTCTTTTATTTTCAGCAGAATTCCACACGTCCTCGCGTACGCGTACTGCACATAGAAAACAGGATTCTTATCAGACTGTTCCTTTGCAAGTTCAATATCAAAATCCAGATGCGAATTATAATTGCGCATAATGAAGAAATACCTTGCCGCGTCTTTGCCCACTTCGTCAATCAAATCATCAAGCGCCGCTATTTTGCCCGCGCGCTTGCTCATCTTTACTTTTTCGCCGTTCTCCATAAGGTTAACCTGCTGCAGGATAAGCACATCAAGTTTATCTTTTTCATATCCAAGCCCCTGCACAATGGCTTCCATTCTTTTTATGTATCCGTGATGGTCGGGCCCAAGTATATTTATTACACGGTCAAAACCGCGCTTTTCAAGTTTGTTAAGCATGTACGCGATGTCGCTGGCAAAATACGTAAACTGCCCGTCCTGTTTTTTTACAACCCTGTCCTTGTCATCGCCGAACTCTGTTGTCTTAAACCATACAGCGCCTTCTTCTTCCTTGAACAGACCGCGCTTTTCTATTTTTTCAAAAGCTTCTTCCACTTCTTTACTTTTATGCAGTTCAGATTCATAAAACCAGTTATCAAATGCCACTCCGAATTTTTCCAGCGTCTGTTTCTGCCACTGTATCATCTTTTCAAGGCCTATCTGTCTGAAATAGTTATTTTTTAAGTCAAAATTATCCCTATACTGAGCTACAAGCGAATCGCCCTTTTCCGCTTTTATCTTTTCCGCAAGTTCAATTACATACTGCCCAAGATATCCGCCTTCGGGAATATTCGCGGACGTGCCAAAAAGCTCCATATACCGTTCTTTAAGCGACAAACCAAACAAATCCATCTGCCTGCCGTAATCATTAACATAATCTTCTTTTGTAACCTTATAACCTGACATTGACAGAAGTTTACCCAGCGAATCGCCGTAGGACGCCGCCCTTCCGCTTACAACGACAAGAGGCCCGACCGGATTGGCGCTTACGAATTCAAGGTTTATTTTTCTGCCATTACCAAGGTTATTGCAAAAAAAACCGTCATTTGACAGAAGCATTTTAACCTGTTCCAAATAATATTCCGGGGATATATAAAAATTCACATAACCCGGCTTAACCGGCTGCGGATCAATTATGTTTTTATTGGTTTTAAGCAGTTCCGCAACAGAAGCTGCCGCGTCAAAAGGGCTCTTTTTTAGGGCTTTTGAGAGCAAAAAACCCGCATTTACGCCGTAAGTACCGTGTGTCCCGGCGGGAGCTTTATCAACCTTA
This DNA window, taken from Candidatus Goldiibacteriota bacterium, encodes the following:
- a CDS encoding diguanylate cyclase, which codes for MAEDKDLKEIKKDLEMVIGEVKNLKEQLKEAKKIGLEFQERYEEMLKKEEQFLGEMNSEIEREITVVVIGNIKKTINKELASLKMMRRSIRAQVRNQIKKEIDKEMKKQLPEIINLVKTEIKNKSVEIVSQLRRQTGKKLEKEVIEHVKDATSVLREQKEESERRAIIDGLTGAYNRRYFETKMEEELNLAKRFRNKMSLIMLDIDHFKKINDTYGHGIGDVVLQETIEVVRSQISPVDSLCRYGGEEFTVIMPETDIESAVKTAEKIRKAIEEHAFYGDDKLINVTISLGVAEYPTHAILKQALVERADAALYDAKHSGRNNVKQAKKDEQKDV
- a CDS encoding arginine--tRNA ligase: MAFNDYLKGIFRDCMRENFALELNIDSIKVDKAPAGTHGTYGVNAGFLLSKALKKSPFDAAASVAELLKTNKNIIDPQPVKPGYVNFYISPEYYLEQVKMLLSNDGFFCNNLGNGRKINLEFVSANPVGPLVVVSGRAASYGDSLGKLLSMSGYKVTKEDYVNDYGRQMDLFGLSLKERYMELFGTSANIPEGGYLGQYVIELAEKIKAEKGDSLVAQYRDNFDLKNNYFRQIGLEKMIQWQKQTLEKFGVAFDNWFYESELHKSKEVEEAFEKIEKRGLFKEEEGAVWFKTTEFGDDKDRVVKKQDGQFTYFASDIAYMLNKLEKRGFDRVINILGPDHHGYIKRMEAIVQGLGYEKDKLDVLILQQVNLMENGEKVKMSKRAGKIAALDDLIDEVGKDAARYFFIMRNYNSHLDFDIELAKEQSDKNPVFYVQYAYARTCGILLKIKEAANKEYESKEADFSALEPEEEDILLYMLNMPDVIKDAAAKYAPSTLVAAMFELVSKFHSFYNKHRVISETGEVSPKRAVLIKALKKTLETCFDIIGITKRERM
- the truA gene encoding tRNA pseudouridine(38-40) synthase TruA; this encodes MSRKTYKMVLSYDGAKYYGWQRQDKFLTVQGILEHALFKFFGADIKTFGAGRTDAGVHAYGQVVSFSADTLIPAKNFKPILNGLLPDDIRVMSVEDAPAGLNPRYNVKQKLYRYVICNSPLYYAVYNGRSWHIPEKLDVEKLRQAAAVLTGRHNFFSFSKAGNDTKEYTRTIDSIKVKKNGKWIILDFKGKSFLYNMVRRLTAIIVLYGQGQISVQDIKKMLETQDRALVRNTAPPQGLYLVKITYDKRNVSKRYGGDDEGDE